In one window of Chryseobacterium sp. JV274 DNA:
- a CDS encoding RHS repeat-associated core domain-containing protein, producing the protein MKLCDKKIQIFSSFILSLCSVLGFSQTILYQAESTSRTVQDPQTVVLAPGFRASSSSSNPFIAKIGPATENPGGGTADSNAGATNPSGTTVPVGKSFHDTRGNIEVNGTGQLQFTLPISLPPGVKSVGPQFNLVYTSGTGNGIAGYGWNISGITSISRSGKTIDKDAEAKGTQLDYSDTYSFNGQRLILKSGEYGKDGAEYVTEKYSNIKIKSIGSITGQAWQGPEYWEVIFEDGSQAWYGATGSGLSNARTPIEYNIVKWKDIKSNYITYDYLQAGVSNVAIISSIQWGGNETLNKSHFNRIDFTYIDRSLIEDSYAGGIRFLQTQLLSEIKVNSNGNPFKRYAVNYLKNGTNYEIVDKITEYNSENNAANPASFTYPTPTQPVLEFSDNNLESFDNVKLTGDFNGDGYLDFSLNSGVVKLGGLNNTFTDISTGKTFNTEAKVINTLLDEEGQIHNGNGIIQYENGKVLGYIFRNNTFVKVFEKAISPTVCTVCDATLNEGDINGDGISDIFLNLTSSSSTNGFTDKFIIDLKNSTNPISTYSQERGWHESFYTNQKYLDIDHDGKVDIINISNTDYTVFEFIKTSPNQYLKKIKFTGSLAETKAQESPVLFGDFNGDGNLDFTIPTTDTQEKDNWRFYMGTGKGFSNILKTDFLKYRKPDDYQNSNYPTFNIYRNFYTTSDINRDGKSDIVHINSFNKAGVVNSSGVILKRYYGYTIAVYTANGATTNGSPDFYTSYNYGENNYVTGNGEFALFSPITSQVKSNNNYYDILLFWKERMHKLKSPSPVGTLSLVQTITQGDIVTSADYLEVIPNNPVLPNFYQKVKKEYYPYFSLSRADQSYAIAQLRQEGRKQDFRYRGITGHLQGKGMMGYHQSARSSWYADGFENTKIWSGVEIDPLFDGAPVKEWSIRTNNESNIFPTDISENNSLLLSFKSTVYEVYKLLNGQVTNTPVSDADKSKIVTATVPKSTKTKDFLTGAIASSSIIYGDYYLPKQTVTNVNNGYAVTTSDFEYIHNISAAGSDYFAGRPKSKTETLQVYGDTKSSKEEYTYENNLLKTLKTWNRDNTGYLLETYNYDDFGNITQKTISNSVNSQSQTNGTLYDPKGIFVVKKTDHLGLETNIEYNDWGQIKKQTDALGNTLVNVYDGWGTLSTSKTNIGGTTTYQYNRDNNSNITVTQYNPNGDISKKYTNRLGQQYKVSTKAFGQGQYISQETQYDVLGRKTKESEPYFEGQTANMWNTIVYDDTVFPTKVTAASFNGKQMETSISGLTTTVREINGYGRTTSKTNDVLGNTVSSTDKGGKIQFSYNAAGEQIKAQYAENMVSTKYDSWGRKSEFNDPSNGIYKYEYDGLGQPKKTISPKGTKEFNYNNLGQLISQIEISTTDGGQATNKIISYSYDNKGRIISKSGTSKGKAYSSNVTYDPQGRLLSSSESSNGKYFIHKGITYDDKARVSSYEKQLYSSGILTKVQIENVYSAWNGELYQIKDKVTGKILWELKETNAKGQVLKTKLGAADINNTYGTNGFLTNVNHSSAVKPSILQISYSFDAIKNELKSRTTGGDFNINESFDYDDNNRLVNWTNPITGIKPTANRNVYDIKGRITQNDQVGTIKFENATKIYQATGMTLNAAGEQNYNNDLIQSITYNENNDPVFIDGMKGDAVFQYGLTSMRQRVTYGGNFNTDGEGKFTKFYSEDGSYEVVKDNTTGKEKHILYIGGTPYDSNIVYLKNFTESSGSYKFLHKDYIGSILAISDEAGNKLEQRHFDAWGNFTHLQIGNEAIITDQNAILSLSKDLIIDRGYTSHEHFAELGIIHMNGRLYDPLLRRFLNADENIQDKFNTQNYNKYGYVLNNPLMFNDPSGEFVFAIFAALPIFWGTVATGAIIGAAIGAASYALNAAFSGNWSWGGFAKSILVGSITGAVSAGLGQVFSAGGFWSSIGNGALAGAGTGGVTSLINGDNFLEGVLKGAVIGGATAAISYTIGFYSKTGGKQAGAKFWSGKAELDLSKGFGAHGVDTEVLNSKIQAKYVGQYRGVNVYESSVGFGNGAQSGGLTLPPNQMVVGKGAFALKDIFGKSGTYDLFTHEYGHVLQAKKVGEAAFYEIIAPSSIYSASKNTYLGHNQFWTETWANQLSYDYFTNRGLSFNVWENLASPLAQKYIDIFTKYLLIKGIPIPTSWNTNP; encoded by the coding sequence ATGAAACTTTGCGATAAGAAAATACAGATATTTTCATCATTCATACTGTCCTTATGTTCGGTATTGGGCTTTTCACAGACCATACTGTATCAGGCAGAGAGTACCTCAAGAACGGTTCAGGATCCACAAACAGTGGTGCTGGCGCCAGGATTTCGAGCGTCTTCCAGCTCATCAAATCCATTTATAGCTAAAATTGGTCCTGCAACGGAGAATCCGGGCGGTGGTACTGCCGATTCAAATGCAGGAGCAACTAATCCATCGGGGACAACTGTACCTGTTGGAAAGAGCTTTCATGATACCAGAGGGAATATTGAGGTGAATGGAACTGGACAATTGCAGTTTACTTTACCCATTTCTTTACCTCCAGGGGTGAAAAGTGTAGGACCACAATTCAATTTGGTATATACCAGTGGTACAGGCAATGGAATAGCAGGGTATGGTTGGAATATTTCAGGAATTACTTCTATTTCAAGATCGGGAAAAACAATTGATAAAGATGCAGAAGCTAAAGGTACTCAATTAGACTATTCAGATACTTATAGCTTTAATGGTCAAAGATTAATTTTAAAATCAGGAGAATACGGTAAGGATGGAGCAGAATATGTAACGGAAAAATACTCTAATATTAAAATAAAATCTATTGGATCGATTACCGGACAAGCTTGGCAAGGCCCCGAATATTGGGAAGTAATTTTTGAGGATGGATCTCAGGCCTGGTATGGAGCAACAGGCTCTGGACTCAGTAATGCCAGAACTCCTATTGAATATAATATTGTAAAATGGAAAGATATTAAAAGTAATTATATTACTTATGACTATTTACAAGCAGGAGTTTCTAATGTAGCCATTATTTCAAGCATTCAATGGGGAGGAAATGAGACTTTGAATAAATCTCATTTTAACAGAATAGATTTTACCTATATTGATAGAAGTCTAATAGAGGATTCTTACGCAGGAGGCATTCGTTTCCTACAAACTCAATTATTATCTGAAATTAAAGTCAATTCAAATGGAAATCCATTTAAACGATATGCAGTTAATTATCTAAAAAACGGAACGAATTATGAGATCGTTGATAAAATAACTGAGTATAATAGCGAGAACAATGCTGCCAATCCTGCCTCTTTTACCTATCCAACTCCTACACAGCCTGTTTTAGAATTTTCAGACAATAATTTAGAGAGTTTTGACAATGTAAAATTAACTGGAGACTTTAACGGTGATGGATATTTGGATTTCTCCCTGAATAGTGGTGTAGTGAAGCTTGGCGGCCTCAATAATACCTTTACTGATATTTCTACTGGTAAAACTTTTAATACAGAGGCTAAAGTTATTAACACATTGTTAGATGAAGAAGGACAGATTCATAATGGAAATGGGATAATTCAATATGAGAACGGCAAAGTATTAGGTTATATATTTAGAAATAATACTTTTGTTAAGGTATTTGAAAAGGCAATATCCCCAACTGTATGTACTGTATGCGATGCTACCTTGAATGAAGGTGATATTAACGGAGATGGGATCTCAGATATTTTCCTTAATTTAACAAGCTCTAGTTCAACCAATGGATTTACTGATAAATTTATCATAGACCTGAAAAATTCAACCAATCCTATCTCTACATATTCCCAAGAGAGGGGTTGGCATGAAAGTTTTTATACAAATCAAAAATATCTGGATATAGATCATGATGGAAAGGTTGATATTATCAACATATCCAATACTGATTACACTGTATTTGAGTTTATAAAAACATCTCCTAACCAGTATCTTAAAAAGATAAAATTCACAGGTAGTTTAGCTGAAACAAAAGCACAAGAATCTCCTGTGTTGTTTGGAGATTTCAATGGTGATGGAAACCTTGACTTTACAATCCCTACCACAGATACTCAGGAAAAAGATAACTGGAGGTTTTATATGGGCACAGGAAAAGGGTTTTCCAATATTTTAAAAACAGACTTTTTGAAATATAGAAAGCCCGATGACTATCAAAACAGCAACTATCCGACTTTTAATATTTACAGGAATTTTTACACCACATCAGATATTAATAGGGATGGCAAGTCTGATATTGTGCACATCAACTCTTTTAATAAAGCAGGGGTGGTAAATTCCAGCGGAGTTATACTTAAGAGATATTATGGGTATACTATTGCTGTTTATACTGCTAATGGAGCCACGACAAATGGCAGCCCTGATTTCTATACCAGTTATAATTATGGAGAAAATAATTATGTAACCGGTAATGGTGAATTTGCTTTATTCTCTCCAATTACTTCACAGGTAAAATCCAACAACAATTATTACGATATCTTATTGTTCTGGAAAGAAAGGATGCATAAACTTAAATCTCCATCACCTGTCGGAACATTATCTCTAGTACAAACTATTACCCAAGGTGACATCGTTACATCAGCAGATTATTTGGAGGTGATTCCCAATAATCCGGTACTTCCTAATTTCTATCAAAAAGTAAAAAAAGAATATTATCCTTATTTTTCTTTAAGCAGAGCAGACCAATCCTATGCTATAGCTCAGCTTAGACAGGAAGGAAGAAAACAAGACTTCCGTTACAGAGGAATAACAGGACATTTACAGGGCAAAGGAATGATGGGCTATCATCAGTCTGCCCGCAGCTCATGGTATGCTGATGGATTTGAAAATACTAAAATATGGTCAGGAGTAGAGATTGACCCTCTTTTTGATGGGGCCCCTGTAAAAGAATGGAGCATCAGAACGAATAATGAAAGTAATATTTTTCCTACAGATATTTCTGAGAACAATTCCCTGTTATTAAGCTTTAAATCCACTGTATATGAGGTTTATAAATTGCTAAACGGACAGGTGACAAACACTCCTGTTTCCGATGCCGATAAATCGAAAATTGTTACAGCTACCGTTCCAAAAAGCACTAAAACTAAGGATTTCCTCACTGGAGCAATAGCAAGCAGCTCTATTATTTATGGAGATTATTATCTTCCGAAACAGACAGTAACCAATGTAAATAATGGTTATGCTGTAACCACTTCTGATTTTGAATACATTCATAATATATCAGCAGCAGGTTCTGATTATTTTGCAGGACGTCCAAAAAGCAAAACAGAAACACTTCAAGTTTATGGTGACACAAAATCTTCCAAAGAAGAATACACCTATGAAAATAACCTGCTAAAAACATTAAAAACCTGGAATCGGGATAATACGGGATATTTGCTTGAAACATACAATTATGATGATTTTGGAAATATAACCCAGAAGACAATCAGTAATAGTGTGAACTCCCAAAGCCAAACAAATGGAACTCTGTATGATCCTAAGGGAATATTCGTTGTAAAGAAAACAGATCATTTAGGATTAGAAACCAATATTGAATATAATGATTGGGGACAGATAAAAAAACAAACTGATGCTTTAGGAAATACACTTGTTAACGTATACGATGGTTGGGGGACATTATCGACTTCTAAAACCAATATTGGAGGTACAACAACTTATCAGTATAACAGAGACAACAATTCTAACATCACTGTTACACAGTATAATCCGAATGGAGATATTTCAAAAAAATACACCAATAGATTAGGACAGCAATATAAAGTTTCTACCAAAGCATTTGGTCAGGGGCAATATATTTCTCAGGAAACTCAATATGATGTACTAGGAAGAAAGACCAAAGAGTCTGAGCCTTACTTTGAAGGGCAAACTGCCAATATGTGGAATACCATTGTTTATGATGATACGGTATTTCCTACTAAAGTCACGGCAGCCTCATTCAATGGCAAACAAATGGAGACCTCTATTTCTGGTTTAACAACAACTGTAAGGGAAATTAATGGCTATGGCAGAACGACTTCAAAAACTAATGATGTCTTAGGTAATACAGTCTCTTCTACAGACAAAGGTGGAAAAATTCAGTTTAGTTATAATGCAGCAGGTGAACAGATAAAAGCACAATATGCTGAAAACATGGTGTCTACTAAGTACGACTCCTGGGGTAGAAAATCAGAGTTTAATGATCCGTCCAATGGTATTTACAAATATGAATATGATGGGCTTGGCCAGCCGAAAAAAACAATCAGCCCAAAAGGGACCAAAGAATTTAATTATAATAATTTAGGCCAGCTTATTTCTCAGATAGAAATTTCAACGACAGACGGAGGACAGGCGACCAATAAAATAATTTCGTATTCATACGATAATAAAGGCAGAATTATTTCCAAATCAGGAACATCTAAAGGAAAGGCTTACAGCTCTAATGTGACATATGATCCACAGGGAAGACTCTTATCTTCATCCGAAAGCAGTAATGGTAAATATTTTATCCACAAAGGAATTACCTATGATGATAAAGCAAGAGTAAGCTCTTATGAAAAGCAGCTCTATTCTTCCGGTATCCTTACTAAAGTTCAAATTGAGAACGTTTACAGTGCTTGGAATGGTGAACTGTATCAGATTAAGGATAAGGTAACAGGTAAGATATTGTGGGAACTTAAAGAAACCAATGCCAAAGGACAGGTACTAAAAACTAAACTGGGAGCTGCAGATATCAATAATACCTATGGTACCAATGGTTTTCTGACAAACGTGAATCATTCCTCAGCAGTAAAACCAAGTATCCTGCAAATTTCTTATTCATTCGATGCTATAAAAAATGAATTGAAGAGTAGAACTACCGGAGGAGATTTTAACATTAATGAGTCTTTTGATTATGATGATAATAATCGTTTAGTCAACTGGACAAATCCTATAACCGGAATCAAACCAACAGCCAACAGAAATGTTTATGACATCAAAGGAAGAATTACCCAAAATGATCAGGTAGGAACAATCAAGTTTGAAAATGCTACTAAGATTTATCAGGCTACAGGCATGACCCTTAATGCTGCCGGAGAACAGAATTATAATAATGATTTAATACAAAGCATTACCTATAATGAGAACAATGACCCGGTATTCATTGACGGAATGAAAGGAGATGCAGTCTTCCAGTATGGCTTAACTTCAATGAGACAGAGAGTAACCTATGGAGGTAATTTCAATACCGATGGAGAAGGTAAGTTTACTAAATTTTACAGTGAAGATGGAAGCTATGAAGTAGTAAAAGATAATACAACCGGAAAAGAAAAGCACATTCTTTATATTGGCGGAACACCTTATGACTCAAATATTGTATATTTAAAAAACTTTACGGAGAGTAGTGGTTCTTATAAATTTTTGCATAAAGATTATATTGGAAGCATCTTAGCAATCAGTGATGAAGCTGGAAACAAATTAGAACAAAGGCACTTCGATGCCTGGGGTAATTTCACCCATCTTCAGATTGGAAACGAAGCTATTATCACCGATCAAAATGCCATCCTGAGCTTGTCGAAGGATCTGATAATAGATCGTGGTTATACCAGCCATGAGCATTTTGCAGAACTAGGAATCATCCACATGAATGGAAGGCTATATGATCCTTTATTAAGAAGATTCTTAAATGCAGATGAAAATATACAGGATAAATTCAATACCCAAAACTATAATAAGTATGGGTATGTACTGAATAATCCACTGATGTTTAATGACCCAAGTGGAGAGTTTGTATTTGCCATATTTGCAGCCTTACCTATTTTCTGGGGAACAGTAGCAACAGGAGCTATCATAGGAGCAGCAATAGGTGCCGCTTCTTATGCACTAAACGCAGCATTTTCTGGAAACTGGAGTTGGGGAGGTTTTGCGAAATCCATACTAGTAGGATCTATTACCGGAGCGGTCTCGGCAGGCTTAGGACAGGTTTTTAGCGCAGGTGGTTTCTGGTCTTCTATTGGCAATGGAGCTTTGGCAGGAGCTGGAACCGGCGGAGTAACATCATTAATTAACGGAGATAATTTTCTTGAGGGTGTTTTGAAAGGTGCTGTAATTGGTGGAGCGACAGCAGCAATTTCTTATACAATTGGTTTTTATTCAAAAACAGGAGGTAAACAAGCTGGAGCAAAATTCTGGAGTGGCAAAGCAGAGCTAGATTTATCAAAAGGTTTTGGAGCACATGGTGTTGATACTGAAGTTTTAAACAGTAAAATTCAAGCAAAATATGTTGGACAATATAGAGGTGTAAATGTTTATGAATCATCTGTTGGATTTGGTAACGGCGCTCAATCTGGAGGATTAACCTTACCACCAAATCAAATGGTTGTTGGCAAAGGAGCCTTTGCTTTAAAAGATATATTTGGAAAATCTGGAACCTATGATTTATTTACTCATGAATATGGACATGTATTACAAGCGAAAAAAGTTGGGGAGGCGGCTTTCTATGAAATAATAGCACCAAGTAGTATTTACAGTGCATCAAAAAACACATATTTAGGGCACAACCAATTTTGGACAGAAACCTGGGCAAATCAATTGTCTTATGATTATTTTACCAATAGAGGATTATCTTTTAATGTCTGGGAAAATTTAGCGAGTCCTCTTGCACAAAAATACATTGATATATTCACTAAATATCTATTAATAAAGGGAATACCGATTCCAACATCATGGAATACCAACCCATAA
- a CDS encoding RagB/SusD family nutrient uptake outer membrane protein, translating to MKKLKYLSFAVIGFLSLTSCESELDTAPTDQASSVEVFKTAESAETVVNGTWAKFNNDGTTYANIGYSTVLRASDAMGSDVAVLTNKYGFASTYAFTEMVNSTASRPLFIWTMLYSTINNMNNVITRIDGTEGSQEKKNQVKGQAKALRAFCYLNLASFYQFSYLKDKSALTAPIYTEPSTTSTVGKKRASLEEIYTLIKSDLTEADNLLKTYTRNNKDKINRAVVNGLLARTYLNTGEWSKASASAKIAREGFPLMAPEKYKDGFNDINNAEWIWGHGQTQEQSDASYAFHYLDVSSSGSYYYSFMADPYFKDLFDANDIRSQLFSWDGQKGREGLLRYAKFKFKPTLIADIVYMRAAEMYLIEAEAEARTGNVSQAVAVLNQLKSARNANIYNGSLSQNEVVAAVLVERRKELFGEGFSLSDIIRTQGTVVRKPFVDADGKPIKVQITTPDGTVKIVDGKGHSVLDFPDKSAFTANSNYYLFSIPQRESENNPNL from the coding sequence ATGAAAAAATTAAAATATCTATCATTTGCTGTTATCGGATTTTTGTCACTGACAAGCTGTGAAAGTGAACTGGATACCGCTCCAACTGATCAGGCTAGCAGTGTAGAAGTTTTCAAAACAGCTGAAAGTGCAGAAACTGTAGTAAACGGTACGTGGGCAAAATTTAATAACGACGGAACAACGTATGCCAATATTGGGTATTCTACAGTTTTAAGAGCCAGTGATGCGATGGGAAGTGATGTGGCTGTATTGACTAATAAATATGGTTTTGCTTCAACCTATGCATTTACTGAAATGGTAAACAGTACAGCAAGCAGACCTTTATTTATCTGGACGATGTTGTATTCCACCATCAATAATATGAATAATGTGATTACAAGAATTGATGGAACGGAAGGCAGTCAGGAGAAAAAGAATCAGGTGAAAGGTCAGGCTAAAGCATTGCGTGCTTTCTGTTATCTGAATCTGGCAAGCTTTTATCAGTTCAGCTATCTGAAAGATAAGTCAGCTTTGACAGCTCCCATTTATACTGAACCTTCCACAACAAGTACAGTAGGGAAGAAGAGAGCAAGTCTTGAAGAAATTTATACTTTGATTAAAAGTGATCTTACCGAGGCAGATAACCTGTTGAAAACTTATACGAGAAATAACAAAGATAAGATCAACCGTGCTGTAGTGAACGGTCTTTTGGCAAGAACTTACCTGAATACCGGGGAATGGAGTAAGGCTTCAGCATCTGCAAAAATTGCAAGAGAAGGTTTTCCGTTGATGGCTCCTGAAAAATACAAAGATGGTTTTAATGACATCAATAATGCAGAATGGATCTGGGGACACGGGCAAACGCAGGAACAGTCTGATGCAAGTTATGCCTTCCATTATCTGGATGTGTCTTCATCAGGAAGTTATTATTACAGTTTTATGGCAGATCCTTATTTTAAAGATCTCTTTGATGCCAATGATATCAGATCTCAGTTATTTTCATGGGATGGACAAAAAGGAAGGGAAGGATTGTTGAGGTATGCTAAGTTTAAATTTAAACCAACCCTTATTGCAGATATCGTTTATATGAGAGCTGCTGAAATGTATCTGATTGAAGCTGAAGCTGAAGCCAGAACTGGAAATGTCTCTCAGGCGGTAGCCGTTCTTAATCAGTTGAAATCTGCCAGAAATGCCAATATTTATAATGGTTCATTATCACAGAATGAGGTTGTAGCAGCAGTTCTGGTTGAAAGAAGAAAAGAATTGTTTGGAGAAGGCTTCTCCCTTTCAGATATTATCAGAACGCAGGGTACGGTGGTAAGAAAACCGTTTGTAGATGCTGATGGTAAACCGATAAAAGTTCAGATTACTACACCGGACGGAACCGTGAAAATAGTAGACGGTAAAGGACATTCTGTTCTTGATTTTCCGGATAAATCTGCTTTCACAGCCAACAGTAATTATTATTTATTCAGTATTCCACAAAGAGAATCTGAAAACAACCCGAATTTATAA
- a CDS encoding DUF6660 family protein: MNLLRWILAFYFMALSLMPCEDTSHPLNSGDNKISLSIHGVHSTEKGDICSPLCACSCCQMTVSAFKMDPLLEIPEQIPAYFSKKILFHKNDFAYQIYDPIWQPPKI; the protein is encoded by the coding sequence ATGAACCTCTTAAGATGGATACTTGCATTTTATTTCATGGCGTTATCATTGATGCCATGTGAAGACACGTCCCATCCGTTGAATTCAGGAGATAATAAGATCTCATTAAGTATTCACGGCGTTCATTCTACAGAAAAAGGAGATATCTGTTCTCCACTGTGTGCATGCAGCTGCTGTCAGATGACGGTTTCAGCATTTAAAATGGATCCTTTATTGGAGATTCCTGAGCAGATTCCGGCTTACTTTTCAAAGAAGATCTTATTTCACAAAAATGACTTTGCTTACCAGATCTACGACCCTATCTGGCAGCCTCCTAAAATTTAA
- a CDS encoding cell wall anchor protein, whose product MKTQLFSIALLVSSFTFAQSWNLAGNTGTNSSNNFIGTTDNQPLVLKSNNIEGLRIKPNGNVGIGITSPDARLHIVQDNINDQNLVLGKFSSIGATGGTAIVRLVYNSTTANLEVNSTYTGNGFRYGTYGDFNIENETSPGFGAINFITNKKVQMAISPNGNASLQGKFEAKEVKVTLTPTADFVFEEKYDLPKLEEVEKHIKEKKHLPEIASAKVMEKEGVNVGEFQIKLLQKIEELTLYSIDQNKQIKKQAEQLKHLKDENEVLKAQSAKIEKLEQQVQKLLSTEK is encoded by the coding sequence ATGAAAACACAATTATTTTCGATTGCACTGCTAGTGTCATCATTCACCTTTGCACAAAGTTGGAATCTTGCAGGAAATACAGGAACCAATTCATCCAACAACTTTATTGGGACTACAGATAACCAGCCATTAGTTTTGAAATCTAATAATATTGAAGGTCTTCGAATTAAGCCTAATGGGAATGTGGGAATAGGAATTACAAGTCCCGATGCTAGATTGCATATAGTTCAGGATAATATTAATGATCAAAATTTAGTCTTAGGAAAGTTTTCATCTATCGGAGCAACTGGAGGTACTGCAATAGTTCGTTTAGTATATAATAGTACTACTGCTAATCTGGAAGTCAATTCCACATACACAGGCAATGGATTCAGATATGGAACTTATGGTGATTTTAATATTGAAAATGAAACTTCACCAGGTTTTGGAGCAATTAATTTTATTACAAACAAAAAAGTACAAATGGCAATCTCACCCAATGGAAATGCCTCATTACAAGGTAAGTTTGAAGCCAAAGAAGTAAAAGTGACTCTAACTCCTACTGCTGATTTTGTATTTGAGGAAAAATACGATCTCCCAAAATTAGAAGAAGTTGAAAAACACATCAAAGAGAAAAAACACCTTCCTGAAATTGCTTCTGCTAAAGTAATGGAAAAAGAGGGTGTGAATGTGGGTGAATTCCAGATTAAACTATTACAAAAAATAGAAGAACTTACATTGTACTCAATTGATCAGAATAAACAAATAAAGAAACAGGCAGAACAGCTGAAACATCTTAAGGATGAAAATGAAGTTTTAAAAGCCCAATCTGCTAAAATTGAAAAGCTCGAGCAGCAGGTTCAGAAATTATTATCAACAGAAAAATAA